The following are from one region of the Methyloversatilis discipulorum genome:
- a CDS encoding bifunctional acetate--CoA ligase family protein/GNAT family N-acetyltransferase, with protein MQYEHYLKSMFEPQSVAIIGASERPDSIGAVIVRNMLDAQFSGELHAINPKHKAVFGVPCVARIDDLRKRPDLVIICTPARTVPGLIDECGRAGIKAAIVISAGFAETGPAGAELVRRTRSAAKRNGVRIIGPNCLGLMRPSLGLNATFARSPGKAGSIGLISQSGAVCTALLDWAQSNGVGFSTVVSLGASIDLDFGEILDYMIADPKTESIFMYIEGIRDARRFMSAVRAAARVKPVLAIKVGRHPAGTKAVASHTGAMVGADDVFDAALRRAGVVRLSTLGQMFSAANALFTGFKPAGKRLAVVTNGGGPGVMAADRAADLGIPLAQLAPETLEVLNRTLPPTWSHANPIDLIGDADDARYRAALEAVLADPGVDGVLTLLTPQAMTHPTAVAEAVIDIAKTANKPLMTCWMGCDQVRAARSLFEAAHIPTFRSPEPAVELFHHISSYYRNQQLLRHAPASLAQDLDPPSVESARLVIETALSERRTVLTEMESKALLAAFRIPIAQTVVARSATEAMVYAEEMGLPVAMKIDSPDITHKSDVGGVRLHVDNLRSVRDCWQELMAEVGRRKPDARLRGVSIEPMVNKRNARELFVGVVHDDVFGPVISFGHGGTRVEVLRDRAVTLPPINVELARDAIQRTRVSAMLGEFRGMPAIDMEALERVLIRVSEMVCELPWIREMDINPLLVDESGCVAVDARIILADVQPTATPYSHMAIHPYPARLEHVVNLPNGTRAIIRPIRPEDADREAKFVRELSAETRYLRFMSTIKELPPQLLARLTQIDYDREMALVAVSEGETEEQLGVCRYVVNPDGETCEFAIVIADAWQRQGLARIMMNLLIEAARERGLKVMEGVFLANNERMLRFVQSLGFHINRDPEDSSLVNGELLLRPA; from the coding sequence ATGCAGTACGAGCACTATCTCAAATCCATGTTCGAGCCGCAGTCGGTGGCCATCATCGGCGCCAGCGAGCGGCCGGACTCGATCGGCGCGGTCATCGTCCGCAACATGCTGGACGCGCAGTTCAGTGGCGAACTGCATGCCATCAATCCGAAACACAAGGCGGTCTTCGGCGTGCCCTGCGTGGCGCGCATCGACGACCTGCGCAAGCGGCCCGACCTCGTCATCATCTGCACGCCGGCGCGCACGGTGCCCGGCCTGATCGACGAATGCGGTCGCGCCGGCATCAAGGCGGCCATCGTTATCAGCGCCGGTTTCGCCGAAACCGGCCCGGCCGGCGCCGAACTGGTGCGCCGCACCCGCTCCGCCGCCAAGCGCAACGGCGTGCGCATCATCGGGCCCAACTGCTTGGGCCTGATGCGCCCGTCTCTGGGTCTCAACGCCACTTTTGCGCGCTCGCCCGGCAAGGCGGGCAGCATCGGCCTCATTTCGCAGTCGGGCGCCGTGTGCACCGCACTGCTCGACTGGGCGCAATCGAACGGCGTCGGCTTCTCGACCGTCGTGTCGCTGGGCGCCTCGATCGACCTCGATTTCGGTGAAATCCTCGACTACATGATTGCCGACCCGAAGACGGAAAGCATCTTCATGTACATCGAGGGCATACGCGACGCGCGCCGCTTCATGAGCGCGGTGCGCGCGGCCGCCCGCGTCAAGCCGGTGCTGGCGATCAAGGTCGGCCGTCATCCGGCCGGCACCAAGGCGGTCGCTTCGCACACGGGCGCCATGGTGGGCGCCGACGACGTGTTCGACGCCGCGCTGCGCCGCGCCGGCGTCGTGCGGCTGTCCACGCTGGGCCAGATGTTCTCGGCCGCCAATGCGCTGTTCACCGGCTTCAAGCCGGCCGGCAAGCGGCTGGCGGTCGTCACCAACGGCGGCGGGCCGGGCGTGATGGCCGCCGACCGTGCAGCCGACCTCGGCATTCCGCTCGCCCAGCTGGCGCCGGAAACGCTGGAAGTGCTCAACCGTACGCTGCCGCCGACCTGGTCGCACGCCAACCCGATCGACCTGATCGGCGACGCCGACGATGCGCGCTACCGCGCGGCGCTCGAAGCGGTTCTGGCCGACCCCGGCGTCGATGGCGTGCTGACGCTGCTGACGCCGCAGGCGATGACGCATCCGACCGCGGTGGCGGAAGCGGTGATCGACATCGCCAAGACCGCCAACAAGCCGCTGATGACCTGCTGGATGGGTTGCGACCAGGTACGCGCCGCGCGCTCGCTGTTCGAGGCCGCACACATTCCGACCTTCCGCTCGCCGGAGCCGGCGGTCGAGCTGTTCCATCACATCTCCTCCTACTACCGCAACCAGCAGCTGCTGCGCCACGCGCCGGCGTCGCTGGCGCAGGACCTCGATCCGCCGTCGGTGGAATCGGCCCGGCTGGTGATCGAAACCGCGCTGTCCGAGCGGCGCACCGTGCTGACCGAGATGGAATCGAAGGCGCTGCTCGCCGCCTTCCGGATACCGATCGCGCAAACCGTGGTTGCGCGGAGCGCCACCGAGGCCATGGTGTACGCCGAAGAGATGGGGCTGCCGGTGGCGATGAAGATCGATTCGCCGGACATCACGCACAAGAGCGACGTCGGCGGCGTGCGCCTGCATGTCGACAACCTGCGTTCGGTACGCGACTGCTGGCAGGAACTGATGGCCGAAGTCGGCCGCCGCAAGCCGGACGCCCGCCTGCGCGGCGTGTCGATCGAGCCGATGGTGAACAAGCGCAATGCGCGCGAGCTGTTCGTCGGCGTGGTGCACGACGACGTGTTCGGCCCGGTGATCAGCTTCGGGCATGGCGGTACGCGGGTCGAGGTGCTGCGCGACCGTGCGGTCACTTTGCCGCCGATCAACGTCGAACTGGCGCGCGACGCCATCCAGCGCACCCGCGTGTCGGCCATGCTGGGCGAGTTCCGCGGCATGCCCGCGATCGACATGGAAGCGCTCGAACGGGTGCTGATCCGCGTGTCGGAAATGGTGTGCGAGCTGCCGTGGATACGCGAGATGGACATCAATCCGCTGCTGGTCGACGAAAGCGGCTGCGTGGCGGTGGACGCCCGCATCATCCTCGCCGACGTGCAGCCGACGGCCACGCCCTACTCGCACATGGCCATCCACCCGTACCCGGCACGGCTGGAGCACGTGGTGAACCTGCCCAACGGCACGCGCGCCATCATCCGCCCGATCCGGCCGGAAGACGCCGACCGTGAAGCCAAGTTCGTACGCGAGCTGTCGGCGGAAACCCGCTACCTGCGCTTCATGAGCACGATCAAGGAACTGCCGCCGCAGTTGCTGGCGCGTCTGACGCAGATCGACTACGACCGCGAAATGGCGCTGGTCGCGGTCAGCGAGGGCGAAACCGAGGAACAGCTGGGGGTCTGTCGCTACGTGGTGAATCCCGATGGCGAAACCTGCGAATTCGCCATCGTGATCGCCGACGCCTGGCAGCGTCAGGGCCTGGCCCGCATCATGATGAATCTGCTGATCGAAGCGGCGCGCGAGCGCGGCCTCAAGGTGATGGAAGGCGTCTTCCTCGCCAACAACGAACGCATGCTGCGTTTCGTGCAGAGCCTGGGCTTCCACATCAACCGCGATCCCGAGGACAGTTCGCTGGTGAATGGCGAACTGCTGCTGCGCCCGGCATGA
- a CDS encoding DNA-3-methyladenine glycosylase I, with protein sequence MSAAPARCTWCGQDPLYVEYHDSEWGVPVRDERELFERLILEGAQAGLAWITILRKRDGYRRAFAGFDAQRIARYDEDDRARLMADAGIVRNRLKIDATIGNARALLALHERGGSLSDLLWDAVGGQPMVNHWRRLGDCPSSTPLSDQLSKELARLGFRFVGSTIVYAWMQSVGVVNDHLVDCFRHRELIRPLD encoded by the coding sequence ATGAGTGCGGCGCCCGCCCGTTGCACGTGGTGCGGGCAGGATCCGCTCTACGTCGAGTACCACGACAGCGAGTGGGGCGTGCCGGTGCGCGACGAACGCGAGCTGTTCGAGCGCCTGATACTGGAAGGTGCGCAGGCCGGACTGGCCTGGATCACGATACTGCGCAAGCGCGACGGCTACCGCCGCGCCTTCGCCGGCTTCGACGCACAGCGCATCGCCCGCTATGACGAAGACGACCGCGCGCGGCTGATGGCTGACGCCGGCATCGTGCGCAACCGGCTCAAGATCGACGCCACCATAGGCAATGCGCGCGCGCTGCTCGCGCTGCACGAGCGCGGCGGATCGCTGAGCGATCTGCTGTGGGACGCCGTCGGCGGACAACCGATGGTGAATCACTGGCGGCGCCTCGGCGACTGCCCGTCGAGCACACCGCTGTCCGACCAGCTGTCGAAGGAACTGGCGCGGCTGGGCTTCCGCTTCGTCGGCAGCACCATCGTCTATGCCTGGATGCAATCGGTGGGCGTCGTGAACGACCACCTGGTCGACTGCTTCCGCCATCGCGAACTGATCCGTCCGCTGGACTGA
- a CDS encoding putative bifunctional diguanylate cyclase/phosphodiesterase, whose product MRTTGTASPSSAGIASRLNRWLDDVIGTRNADAHLAARIRAQQLRSVLRFAPLTLTANLFNALLIVVVFWDSEPPWVLLLWLAALTAAMRSTLRAWRRDQASPPARASERAIRRAALHAGVLALLWSVPSLLFFTRAEPDSALLVTLISGGMMCAGSFVLANIPRAAVLYVLLLCASSSLAFVIDHPVRNLDLVVLMNFYAALALACAIASARTFGARLLAEAEAERQKQLVGLLLHDFEAHSSDWLWDTDRNGFLQHVSARLAETFGRSLDELRAQPFIELFAQGGRDMNEAERDALSTLAAHLMQPVPFRDVQVALVVDGERRWWALTAKPLFDEGGHHAGWRGVCSDITDSRRAALEMSTLANFDSLTGLANRHHFRNQLAAIRPAGSDEARPCALYFFDLDDFKNVNDSLGHAAGDRVLQLVSQRLQERIRAGDVLSRLGGDEFALICWGCRTPEGAAELAQRLLDTFASPVLIDGVSVQIGSSIGIALAPQHGSDPDALLKNADMALYAAKAAGRNTWRFFEQDMDERARRRLSMHSDLLGALDRDEFELHYQPQIHMRSGRVAGFEALIRWRHPQRGLVSPGEFIPLAEETGLIVPIGRWALEQACLAAARWPDDMHVAVNVSAVQFARGAVVDVVRDALAHSGLAPDRLEIEVTESLLIHDSAAARDTLSTLRALGIGIALDDFGTGYSSLAYLRSFPMTKLKIDRSFVTSLNSEEGGGAIVRAIINLADALRLDTTAEGVETAAEWAALAGKECTYAQGYLMSRPLPEPQIAAFIDGWRGLDAVQGEESRPLRAVG is encoded by the coding sequence ATGCGCACAACCGGAACCGCCTCGCCGAGCTCCGCGGGAATCGCCTCGCGGCTGAACCGCTGGCTGGACGACGTCATCGGCACACGCAATGCCGATGCGCATCTGGCCGCCCGCATCCGAGCGCAGCAACTGCGCTCGGTCCTCCGGTTTGCACCGCTCACACTGACCGCGAATCTGTTCAATGCGCTGCTCATCGTGGTCGTGTTCTGGGACAGCGAGCCGCCCTGGGTACTGCTGCTGTGGCTGGCCGCACTGACCGCCGCGATGCGCTCGACGCTGCGCGCCTGGCGCCGCGATCAGGCCTCGCCGCCCGCGCGGGCGTCCGAGCGCGCCATACGCCGTGCCGCGCTGCATGCCGGCGTGCTGGCCCTGCTGTGGTCGGTGCCGTCGCTGCTGTTCTTCACCCGCGCCGAGCCCGACAGCGCACTGCTGGTCACGCTGATTTCGGGCGGCATGATGTGCGCCGGCAGCTTCGTACTGGCCAACATTCCGCGCGCAGCCGTGCTCTATGTGCTGCTGCTGTGCGCCTCCAGTTCACTCGCCTTCGTCATCGACCACCCGGTGCGCAACCTGGATCTCGTGGTGCTGATGAATTTCTATGCTGCGCTGGCGCTGGCCTGCGCCATTGCCAGCGCGCGCACCTTCGGCGCCCGTCTGCTGGCCGAAGCGGAGGCGGAGCGGCAGAAGCAGCTGGTCGGCCTGCTGTTGCACGATTTCGAGGCGCATTCGAGTGACTGGCTGTGGGACACCGACCGCAACGGCTTCCTGCAGCACGTGTCGGCGCGGCTGGCCGAAACCTTCGGTCGCTCGCTGGACGAACTGCGCGCGCAGCCCTTCATCGAGCTGTTCGCCCAGGGCGGCCGCGACATGAACGAGGCCGAGCGTGATGCGTTGAGCACGCTGGCGGCGCACCTGATGCAGCCGGTGCCTTTCCGCGACGTGCAGGTGGCGCTGGTGGTGGATGGCGAACGGCGCTGGTGGGCGCTCACCGCCAAGCCGCTGTTCGACGAGGGCGGTCACCACGCCGGCTGGCGCGGCGTGTGTTCGGACATCACGGACAGCCGACGCGCAGCACTGGAAATGTCGACGCTGGCGAATTTCGATTCGCTGACCGGGCTGGCCAACCGGCACCACTTCCGCAATCAGCTGGCGGCCATCCGTCCGGCCGGGTCGGACGAGGCGCGGCCATGCGCGCTGTATTTCTTCGACCTCGACGACTTCAAGAACGTGAACGATTCGCTCGGCCACGCGGCTGGCGATCGTGTGCTGCAGCTCGTGTCGCAGCGTCTGCAGGAGCGCATCCGCGCGGGCGACGTGCTGTCGCGGCTGGGCGGCGACGAGTTCGCACTGATCTGCTGGGGCTGCCGCACGCCGGAAGGCGCAGCCGAGCTTGCCCAGCGCCTGCTCGACACCTTCGCGTCGCCGGTGTTGATTGACGGCGTCAGCGTGCAGATCGGCAGCAGCATAGGCATCGCGCTGGCGCCGCAGCACGGCAGCGATCCGGACGCGCTGCTGAAGAACGCCGACATGGCGCTGTATGCGGCCAAGGCCGCCGGGCGCAATACCTGGCGCTTCTTCGAGCAGGACATGGACGAGCGCGCGCGCCGTCGGCTGAGCATGCACAGCGACCTGCTCGGCGCACTGGACCGCGACGAGTTCGAACTGCACTACCAGCCGCAGATCCACATGCGCAGCGGCCGCGTCGCCGGCTTCGAGGCGCTGATCCGCTGGCGCCATCCGCAGCGCGGTCTGGTGTCGCCGGGCGAATTCATCCCGCTGGCCGAGGAAACAGGCCTCATCGTGCCGATCGGCCGCTGGGCGCTGGAACAGGCTTGCCTGGCAGCAGCGCGCTGGCCGGACGACATGCACGTGGCAGTAAACGTGTCCGCCGTCCAGTTCGCGCGCGGCGCGGTGGTCGATGTGGTGCGCGACGCGCTGGCACACAGCGGCCTGGCGCCCGACCGGCTGGAGATCGAGGTGACCGAGTCGCTGCTGATCCACGACAGCGCCGCGGCGCGCGACACGCTGAGCACGCTGCGCGCACTGGGCATCGGTATCGCGCTCGACGATTTCGGCACCGGTTATTCATCGCTCGCCTATCTGCGCAGCTTCCCGATGACCAAGCTGAAGATAGACCGCTCCTTCGTCACCAGCCTGAACAGCGAGGAGGGCGGTGGCGCCATCGTGCGCGCCATCATCAATCTCGCCGACGCCTTGCGTCTGGATACCACGGCCGAAGGGGTCGAAACCGCAGCCGAGTGGGCGGCGCTGGCCGGCAAGGAGTGCACCTATGCGCAGGGCTATCTGATGTCGCGACCGCTGCCGGAACCGCAGATTGCCGCCTTCATCGATGGCTGGCGCGGGCTGGACGCCGTCCAGGGGGAGGAGAGCCGGCCGCTGCGCGCGGTCGGCTGA
- a CDS encoding bifunctional ADP-dependent NAD(P)H-hydrate dehydratase/NAD(P)H-hydrate epimerase, whose translation MPTPRTLNTSSLTALYDAEALRRIERHYAPASSPRLMERAGATGAAKVMQILGGRHGRVLVMCGPGNNGGDGFVLARQLRQTGFDVVVAYQGDEHPQASDAVSAWASWRATGGVTVPRLPRGDFSIVVDALYGIGLTRPIEGEHAAWIDAVNDMDCPVLAIDVPSGLNADTGTVLGRAIRASHTATMIALKPGLLTLDGPDHCGELSVHDLGLDCAAVVQPSGWQVGRGLFDHLLRPRARNSHKGTNGNAVLVGGARGMAGAALLAGRAALKVGAGRVYVGMLDHAALPLDPEQPELMIRTPAEVLAGDLATCVAIGPGLGQSPAALDLMRDAVLSPATLVLDADALNLLSQHADLEKALVDRGAATLLTPHPMEAARLLGSTTAKVQHDRIAAAREMARRFRASVVLKGCGSVLALPDGRWFINTTGNPGMASAGMGDVLTGLIAGLLAQGWPADLALIGGVHLHGLAGDRLVALGKGPNGLTAGEVIESARAAFNALIAGADLQEVGHIHL comes from the coding sequence ATGCCCACCCCGCGAACCCTAAACACCTCATCGCTGACGGCGCTGTACGACGCCGAGGCGCTGCGACGCATCGAGCGCCATTACGCGCCCGCCAGTTCGCCGCGCCTGATGGAGCGCGCCGGTGCCACCGGTGCGGCCAAGGTGATGCAGATCCTCGGCGGGCGCCACGGTCGCGTGCTGGTCATGTGCGGCCCCGGCAACAACGGCGGCGACGGCTTCGTGCTGGCGCGCCAGCTGCGGCAGACCGGCTTCGACGTCGTCGTCGCCTACCAGGGCGACGAGCACCCGCAGGCCAGCGACGCGGTGTCGGCCTGGGCGTCGTGGCGCGCCACCGGCGGCGTCACCGTGCCGCGTCTGCCACGCGGCGACTTTTCCATCGTCGTCGATGCGCTGTACGGCATCGGCCTGACGCGCCCGATCGAGGGCGAACACGCGGCCTGGATAGACGCGGTCAACGACATGGACTGCCCGGTACTCGCGATCGACGTACCCAGCGGCCTCAATGCCGACACCGGCACCGTGCTCGGCCGCGCGATTCGTGCCTCGCACACCGCGACGATGATTGCGCTCAAGCCCGGGCTGCTGACGCTGGACGGCCCCGACCATTGCGGTGAACTGTCGGTGCACGACCTCGGGCTCGACTGCGCCGCCGTGGTGCAGCCCTCCGGCTGGCAGGTCGGTCGCGGCCTGTTCGACCACCTGCTGCGGCCACGTGCGCGCAACAGCCACAAGGGGACGAACGGCAATGCGGTACTGGTCGGCGGCGCGCGCGGCATGGCCGGCGCCGCGCTGCTGGCCGGTCGCGCCGCACTGAAGGTGGGGGCCGGACGCGTCTATGTCGGCATGCTCGACCACGCCGCACTGCCGCTCGACCCGGAACAGCCGGAACTGATGATACGCACGCCGGCCGAAGTGCTGGCGGGCGATCTGGCCACCTGCGTGGCCATCGGCCCCGGCCTGGGTCAGAGCCCGGCCGCTCTTGACCTGATGCGCGACGCGGTGCTGTCGCCGGCCACGCTGGTGCTCGACGCCGACGCACTGAACCTGCTGTCGCAGCACGCCGACCTGGAGAAGGCGCTGGTCGACCGCGGCGCCGCCACGCTACTGACGCCGCATCCGATGGAAGCCGCCCGCCTGCTCGGCAGCACGACGGCCAAGGTGCAGCACGACCGCATCGCCGCCGCGCGCGAGATGGCACGCCGCTTCCGCGCCTCGGTCGTGCTGAAGGGCTGCGGCAGCGTGCTGGCGCTGCCGGACGGACGCTGGTTCATCAACACCACCGGCAATCCGGGCATGGCCTCAGCCGGCATGGGCGACGTGCTGACCGGCCTGATCGCCGGCCTGCTGGCCCAGGGCTGGCCGGCCGACCTCGCGCTGATCGGCGGCGTGCACCTGCACGGACTGGCCGGCGACCGCCTGGTCGCACTGGGCAAGGGTCCGAACGGCCTGACCGCCGGCGAGGTGATCGAATCGGCGCGAGCCGCCTTCAACGCACTGATCGCCGGTGCCGATCTGCAGGAAGTCGGCCATATCCACCTCTGA
- a CDS encoding DMT family transporter produces MPICRKSAISTSERGHPLIGVAFMLAALFCFAVLDTTGKYLSQRYPVGVLVWARYLVPAIVLGAVLWPRMRRNLLVTPRWRLQILRAALLAGVSFLIMGGLKTIPMAEGTSLFFVTPLIVTLLAGPVLGERVTVANWLLALFGFSGVLLIARPDGHLPLLPVLMLLGGSLLYALYQLATRKLAPTERPLTTLYYTALVGAALSTLALPAAAHSELPGPVDALLVVSLGVSGMAGHFLLIRAMAFAPASVLSPLIYVQLVWATLMGWLVFGDLPGASAVGGAGLIVVCGLASAWLAHRR; encoded by the coding sequence GTGCCGATCTGCAGGAAGTCGGCCATATCCACCTCTGAACGCGGGCATCCGCTGATCGGCGTGGCCTTCATGCTGGCCGCGCTGTTCTGTTTCGCCGTGCTGGACACCACCGGCAAGTACCTGTCGCAGCGCTACCCGGTCGGCGTGCTGGTGTGGGCGCGCTATCTGGTGCCGGCCATCGTGCTCGGCGCGGTGCTGTGGCCGCGCATGCGGCGCAACCTGCTGGTGACGCCGCGCTGGCGGCTGCAGATACTGCGGGCCGCACTGCTGGCCGGCGTGTCCTTCCTGATCATGGGCGGGCTGAAGACGATACCGATGGCCGAGGGCACCTCGCTGTTCTTCGTCACGCCGCTGATCGTGACGCTGCTCGCAGGGCCGGTGCTGGGCGAACGGGTGACGGTCGCCAACTGGCTGCTGGCACTGTTCGGCTTCTCCGGCGTGCTGCTGATCGCTCGCCCGGACGGACATCTGCCGCTGCTGCCGGTATTGATGCTGCTCGGCGGCTCGCTGCTGTATGCCCTGTACCAGCTGGCCACGCGCAAGCTGGCGCCGACCGAGCGGCCGCTGACCACGCTCTACTACACCGCACTGGTCGGCGCGGCGCTGTCCACGCTGGCGCTGCCGGCGGCCGCGCACAGCGAATTGCCGGGGCCGGTCGACGCGCTGCTGGTGGTGTCGCTGGGCGTGTCCGGCATGGCCGGCCACTTCCTGCTGATACGCGCGATGGCCTTCGCACCGGCATCGGTGCTCAGCCCGCTCATATACGTGCAGCTGGTGTGGGCGACGCTGATGGGCTGGCTGGTGTTCGGCGACCTGCCGGGTGCCAGCGCTGTCGGCGGCGCCGGCCTCATCGTCGTCTGCGGGCTGGCCAGCGCCTGGCTGGCCCACCGGCGCTGA
- a CDS encoding putative bifunctional diguanylate cyclase/phosphodiesterase: MTGQYHPLLVALSLLVAVMAAWSALDLSQRIQSTDRRAARIWLFSGALVLGTGIWSVNFVGMLAYALPMQTGFDLIITVQSWLTSVGVSLLALLCASRLAPAERLRAPLALVVGAGVVMVFHLALSAMRIEPAVGYSPGLLALAVLLAWALAVATARALLRMRALDGRPLYLFKVLASMAMGLVLCAVHYLCMAAARFDANAVSLAKHEIDPTWLGLTIAVAAIGFTWIGSVAALFDARMEHRTRQLAMRLKAANSELMHAALHDPLTDLPNRVNFDAALAEAAERVQGRGARLAVLFVDLDGFKPVNDVLGHHVGDEVLKCVARRLRNGLREGDMVARIGGDEFVMLSEGAIDAEGAGRLAQRLVDAASQPMLIGTHEIQVSASVGVALFPDDGDENRVLVCADTAMYAAKHAGRNTWRLYCEDMDGGGADILGMQRAIRRALDNDEFVLHYQPKVSAVDGELRGVEALIRWQDPERGMVPPVEFIPVAERFGLINAIGFWTLREACGQIRSWMHAGRRIPVAVNLSPQQFRQPDLVERVRACIDEFDIDPGLLALEITESVVMESSTSVRRVLEELKAMGVTLSIDDFGTGYSCLAYLCRLPARQLKIDRTFVIDMDHVTEARHVVEAVIRLAHSLRMEVVAEGVERSEQVVALRALGCDLIQGYYFSRPVPAGEIEALLHSRQLGDLSNRARSLGEGLQADAANTPQPLELAAG; encoded by the coding sequence ATGACGGGGCAATACCACCCGCTTCTGGTCGCGCTGTCACTGCTGGTGGCGGTGATGGCCGCCTGGTCAGCACTCGATCTGTCGCAACGCATCCAGAGCACCGACAGGCGCGCCGCGCGCATCTGGCTCTTTTCCGGTGCACTGGTGCTCGGAACCGGCATCTGGTCGGTGAACTTCGTCGGCATGCTCGCCTATGCGCTGCCGATGCAGACCGGCTTTGACCTGATCATCACCGTGCAGTCATGGCTGACATCGGTCGGCGTATCGCTGCTCGCGCTGCTGTGCGCCAGTCGGCTTGCACCAGCTGAGCGGCTGCGCGCGCCGCTGGCCCTGGTCGTCGGCGCGGGTGTCGTCATGGTGTTCCATCTTGCGTTGTCGGCGATGCGCATCGAACCGGCGGTCGGATACAGCCCGGGCCTGCTGGCGCTGGCAGTGCTGCTCGCCTGGGCGCTGGCGGTGGCGACTGCCCGCGCGCTGCTCAGGATGCGCGCACTCGATGGCCGCCCGCTCTATCTGTTCAAGGTGCTGGCCTCGATGGCGATGGGGCTCGTGCTGTGCGCCGTGCACTACCTCTGCATGGCGGCCGCCCGCTTCGACGCGAATGCGGTCAGCCTGGCCAAGCACGAGATCGATCCGACCTGGCTGGGGCTGACCATCGCCGTCGCGGCCATCGGCTTCACCTGGATAGGCAGCGTTGCCGCGCTGTTCGATGCCCGCATGGAACACCGCACGCGACAACTCGCGATGCGTCTGAAGGCGGCCAACAGCGAACTGATGCATGCGGCGCTGCACGACCCGCTGACCGATCTGCCGAACCGCGTCAATTTCGATGCTGCGCTGGCCGAGGCCGCCGAGCGCGTGCAGGGGCGAGGGGCGCGGCTGGCGGTGCTGTTCGTCGATCTCGATGGCTTCAAGCCGGTCAACGACGTGCTCGGTCACCACGTCGGCGACGAGGTGCTCAAGTGCGTGGCGCGCCGGTTGCGCAACGGTCTGCGCGAGGGCGATATGGTGGCCCGCATTGGCGGCGACGAGTTCGTCATGCTGTCCGAAGGTGCGATCGATGCTGAAGGTGCCGGCCGGCTGGCGCAGCGCCTGGTCGATGCCGCCAGCCAGCCGATGCTGATCGGCACTCACGAGATTCAGGTGTCGGCGTCGGTCGGTGTCGCGCTGTTTCCGGACGACGGCGACGAGAATCGCGTGCTCGTCTGCGCCGATACCGCGATGTACGCCGCCAAGCATGCGGGGCGCAACACCTGGCGCCTGTACTGCGAGGACATGGACGGCGGCGGCGCCGACATTCTCGGCATGCAGCGGGCGATCCGCCGTGCGCTCGACAACGACGAATTCGTGCTGCACTACCAGCCCAAGGTGAGTGCGGTCGATGGCGAATTGCGCGGCGTCGAGGCGCTGATCCGCTGGCAGGACCCGGAGCGCGGCATGGTGCCGCCGGTCGAGTTCATCCCGGTGGCCGAGCGCTTCGGGCTGATCAACGCGATCGGCTTCTGGACGTTGCGCGAGGCCTGCGGTCAGATCCGCAGCTGGATGCACGCCGGCCGGCGCATACCGGTGGCAGTGAATCTGTCGCCGCAGCAGTTCCGCCAACCTGATCTGGTCGAGCGCGTGCGCGCCTGCATCGACGAGTTCGACATCGATCCTGGCCTGCTGGCGCTGGAGATCACCGAGTCGGTGGTGATGGAAAGCTCGACCAGCGTGCGTCGCGTACTCGAAGAGCTGAAGGCGATGGGCGTCACGCTGTCGATCGACGACTTCGGTACCGGCTATTCCTGCCTTGCCTATCTGTGCCGGCTGCCGGCGCGCCAGCTCAAGATCGACCGCACCTTCGTCATCGACATGGACCACGTCACCGAGGCGCGCCACGTGGTCGAGGCCGTCATCCGTCTCGCGCACTCGCTGCGCATGGAGGTGGTGGCCGAAGGCGTCGAGCGTTCGGAACAGGTGGTTGCATTGCGTGCGCTCGGCTGCGATCTGATACAGGGCTATTACTTCTCGCGACCGGTACCGGCGGGCGAGATCGAGGCCCTGCTGCACAGCCGGCAGCTGGGCGACCTGTCGAACCGGGCACGCAGCCTCGGCGAGGGCTTGCAGGCCGACGCGGCCAACACGCCGCAGCCACTCGAACTGGCCGCCGGTTGA